A stretch of DNA from Methanolinea mesophila:
AGATCCCGCTCCTGCGAAGAGGGTGTTCCATCCTGTGGATGCACCTGCGGTCTCGCCAATAGTATCCGCGGTGACGACCTCTGCGGCCGGGCAGAGGGAAAAAACCATCAGGGCGAGTACCAGGAGAATTTTATCCTTCATCGAAGGCCCTCACCATAACCGTCCGGTGGAGGAGGGAAGCGAAAAGGTCGGCATCGGTCTCGGCGTGGGGATCGTCCAGGTGGGCATCGGCCTCTCTGTCGGACGGGTCCATGTGGGAACGACCTTGGGAGTAGGATAGGGCGATGGGAGGATAAAGCCGCTTCCATCCCGTTTAATCAAAGAATAAAATGCCGAATAATTCATATCCGGTCTCTTCGGCAGAGGGGTGCGGTTAAACTTTTCGCCGGCCGGGAACCAGAATGAGCCGTTCGCCGGGGTCGGAGAGGGGGTTACCGGTCCGAAGATCCAGTCCGTTCCGGAGAGCAGGGAAGAACCCTGGTTCATGGAGTAGCTATTCCAATCCGCCACAGCGCCCGCACCCTGATCCAGGGTGTCGGCGGTGACGACCTGGACCAGGGGGACGAGAGAAAATGCCGCCAGGGCGAGGATCAGGAGCAGTTTATCTTTCATCATTGTACCGCTAGAGTATACCCGTTTCAGGGTTTAAAAAATCACCGGATAGCCCGGGTTCAATGACCCCTGCCCTCCTTTCGAACCGGGAGCCGGCCCGGATAACACTTGGAGCCGCCATCTTCCACGGAGCTGGCGGTGGTTCCTGAACTGTTACAATAGAAAACCAGTAGGCCCACAAAGTGTGATATGCGGTATTTATGGGTCTATATTTCGGATATGGTTCCCCTTCCCCGGCACATCCCCCGGATCCTGCCGGGGCATGGAAGGGCTTTGCCGTGTCCCTGATCGTTTCATACCTACTACGGCGGTATCGTACCTCTGGTCTCTTGCGGCATAGATCAGGGTGAAGTACATTCCCTGTAAAATTCTCCGTATGGAATCGAGCAAATCCCCCTGTTGATCGGGATTCCCTGTCCCCAGGAGTCATGCCCTGATAATTTTAGCCATGACCTTGCCCGCTATCCCCTGTTCCAGCATGATGGCGTTGTCGGTGCACATCTCGTGACAGCAATAACATCTGATGCACCGAGAGAGATCGATCACCGCCCCCCCGCGCTCTATCCGAATGGCCCCGGCAGGACAAATGGCAGCACATTTTCCGCAGCAGGTGCACCGGTGCCGGACCGTACGCGGTCTCATGGCATACACCCTCCCCAGCGTGTAAAGGGCCCTCAAAAACCTCTTTTCCCGGATTCCTTTCCCTTCCCCCCGGTATGTGGACGGCTTTTTGAAATTCCTGACCTTGACATGTTCCAGCGGTTCCCCGAGCACGGCGATATCAGCCCCCTTTTCATCCAACCAGCCCCGCGCAACTGCAGCACGGATAACCGGGACATCCAGAGGCTCCATTCCCAGCACACGGCACAGTACGTAGTCAACAGCAACCGCGTTGGTCCCGGCAAGGATCACCCCTACCTGGCGGGGGTCCCCTCCCGTCGGGCCGTCCCCCTCCATCCCGACCACCGCATCGACGATATGAAGGGCCGGGCGGAGAAGTGCGTGAAGGTCAAGCAGCATTCCGGCGAACCGCTCCGGTTCGGGGAAACGTGCGTGGAAGACCGGTTTTTCCAGGCCCGGAATCACGCCGAAAAGGTTTTTTGTCGCCCCGGTGAGCAGGGTGAGGATATGCCCCTTTGCCTTGGACACCGAAACGATAGTATCGGCCCCGAGTACAGGGTCTATGAGGGGAAACTGCTTCACGACCTCCCCGTCGGGATGGGACCTGACCGAATAACCCGGGGAGAAATTGAGGGTGAATCCCAGTTCCTCTGCGACGCGGGCGTAACCCGCTGCATCGTATGCGTGACGCAGGTTTCCGGAGGTATATCGTATCCCGCCACCCGGGCTGTCGGCCAGGGTGACCGTGGCCCCCGCCTGTATAAGCAGGAGTGCTACGGCCCTGATCACCTCCGGGTGGGTTGCAACGGCTCGCTCGGGGGGCAATCCCTGGAGCAGGTTCGGTTTTAGCATTACCTGCGACCCTGCGGGAATGAACCGGCCGATCCCCCCGAGGAGGTCGACAGCCCGCCGGACCGCTTCAGTTACCTCCCCGGGTCGGTAGAGGGGGCAGGAAACGATGCTCACCCGATGAAGGGGGGTGTCACCGGTTGAACATGGATATCCGGATTCATCACTCGGAGGGAGCACAATTCCCCTCCCCCGGGGTAATCAGGCAGCCTCCCGTAAAATAAGCGAGGGGCACGGCCCACAGCGGGTTGGCGACAAGGAAATAGATATCAACCGTCTGCAGTATCATCCTGCTGGCGGGGGTGTCGTTTCCAAACGCGGCCATGAATGCAACGAATAGCAGGACCCCCGAGATAACGAGGTAAATGAGCACGCCGATAATTCCCCCCCGCAGGTTTGAAAGTGCATGGGTTACACAGGAGTGCATGAGGTTCCTATTGATCCGTGGGTACGATCGGTGATTAGCGTTATCCCTCAGACATCCCGCAGGAGCGGCGGTACTGCACCCTGCAGCGCATAGGGAGCAGAGATTTGATAACAGAGTACATAGGTAATCTCTTTTCATGCGAGGTTTATTTCTGCTCGGTCTTCTTGGGATTGGAATGGTATTTTTTGCAGGATGCACCTCCCCGTCCATCCCGGGCGGTGGCATGGTTCAGGAGGAGTTCCACGGGGCATACGATCTCCCCCCCGGTGCCACCCTGGAAGTGCATAATCTCAACGGAAATATCGCGATCTCGGGATCCCCCGACAGGACCCTGGTGGTGGATGCGGTGAAAAGCAGCCTGTACGGGCAGGGCGAGCTCGACAGGGCAACCATCGAGGTGCAAAACGGCACCGAATCGTCTGTGATCACGAGATTTTCACCCCCGGGTGCGAGAGTGTCCGTATCCTACCGGATCCTCGTCCCCACCACAGTGTCCGTGGTAAAGGTGGATACGACCAATGGGAATATCGACGCGTCGGGTGTCACGGGAGACGGAACGGTGGGGTCTACAAACGGATACCTGTACCTCTCGGACTGGAACGGGACAGTACGCGGGAGCACCACCAACGGCAGAATTGTGATCAATAACGTGGGGAAAATCGCGTTCCTGCACACGACCAACGGACCGATCAGCGGAACTTTGGGTGATATGAGCGGAGAACCGGTCTTGATCTCCACCACCAACGGTGCGGTGAGCCTCAGACTGGAGAAGGACCTTACATCTCCGCTCTCCATCAGTTCCTCGAACTCCCCGGTCACTATCGTGATACCTGAAATATTCAATGCCAATGTCGACCTCTCAACCACGAACGGGCAGATCCTCTTCGAAGGTGTTACCCTCTCGGGGGTATCCGGCCTGGGCAGTCATATGACCGGAGTCCTCGGAAGCGGGGGGCCGAAACTGGCCGTAAGTACCACGAACGGGAATATCATCCTACGGTCGGCCTGAAGCGGTGTATACCATGCAGCACAACTACCACGATGAAGAAGGCCGCCGCCGCTGGCAGAACCCGGAAGAACTGCTCGTAAGGATCGGCCTCGAAGAAGGGGATACGTTCATGGATGTGGGATGCGGCGAGGGATTCTTCGCAATCCCGGCCGCACGGATAGTCGGCCGAAAGGGGAAGGTATTCGGTATCGATGTAAACCGGTCTGCCCTGGACCGCCTGGAGGCCCGGGCACGCTCATCCGGCCTGGACAATATAACCGTCCTTGAAGGTGAAGGAGAAGAGGTCGTACCCTGCGCAGGATGCGCAGATTTCGTGTTCTTCGGAATAGACCTCCATGACTTCAGGGATCCCGGGACAGTGATCCGGAATGCGGGAACGATGCTTATCCCGGGCAAAGGACGCCTGGTCGATCTGGACTGGAAGAAAGTGCAGATGTCGTTCGGCCCTCCGTACAAGATCCGGCTCTCCCCCGAACAGGCGAAATCCCTGATCACCGAACAGGGGTTTGATATTATGTCCTGTGAGGATAGTGGCCCCTGGCATTACCTGATCATTGCCCGGCTTCCCTAGTGCCTGAATTCGTTCCGCCACATTTTTCTTCGCACTTACCGGGTGTTACCGAAAGGGTCTCTCCCGAATAGCGGTGAAGCCATCTCTGCCTGGACAGGTCGAAAATCCAGGTCCGGAAAGTTCCTTTCAGGCTTACATTCGATGCGTTCGCCGTAAGTACGAGCGGCGCTATCCCCGCGTCGCCGATCAGGGCCTGCCAGATATCTTCAACCCTCGCCTGATAATAGAGCCCGAGGATAACCGAAATATGGAGGTAACCCGGGTCCGGGTGGCGGTCCTGCCATTTGTGGGTTACCGTCAGGCCCGAGAGTTCGCGGACAATCGCACAATAAAAATCCGCAAATCCCGGCGAAGCGATCACGTCGTGAGCGATGACCTCGGAAAGTCCGCGGCTTTTCAACCTTTTCCAGCCGGAAATAGCGAATTCGAGGGAATCGTGGCCTTTCGCCGCGGCGGCGATCCCTGCCCGGACGCGGCCCGGCGAAACACCGGCCCTGAGCGTAAAGGGCCCGTAAAGGGTTATGTGAGGCGTTCCTACCACCTTTGATCCAAGCCCGAAACGTATTCCGACCTCCCTTGCGGTGGTGCAGAGCTGCGGCCACCAGGGCGTCTCCCTGAGATCGAGGGAGACGGTATACCTGTCACCCGCCGGATTGGTTTTTCTCCCTGCACGGCCTGCATTACGCATGGTCCGGGTCAAAGTTCAGGGACGCGGAGTTCATGCAGAACCGCTGGTGGGTCGGCGGAGGCCCGTCGTCGAAGACGTGTCCGAGGTGTGCTCCGCACCGGGCACACAAGACCTCGGTCCTTGTCATAAAAAGGCTGGTATCCGGCGCCGTACGGATGTTATGTCCGTCGATGGGGGCCCAGAAACTTGGCCATCCAGTCCCCGATTCGAACTTGGTATCGGACCTGAAGAGCGCGGTCCCGCAGCATATACACCGGTAGATCCCTTTTCCATGGAAGTTATGATATTTACCGGTAAATGGCGGTTCGGTCCCTTTTTTTCGTGCGACCCGGTAGGATTCCTCAGTGAGTACCGCCCGCCACTCTTCATCGGTTTTTACGATCCGGGGAACTTCTTCGAATTTCTCTCCTCGAGGTTCGAAAATTAACACCTTATCTGTTCCAGACTGGGGCATACGTACACCTCTGATGATCACTACAGGAGATCTCTTCTATATGAAATAGCTCTTCAGCCCCGGGTGTGCGATGAAAAAACCCTGTTATTTTATGCACCGGGGTGAAGATGATGTACTGGAGGATCGGTGCATCAATGGAACGGGAAACCGAGCGGATCAAAGGAGTCCTTGTGATCAGGTGCAGGGGGAGACTGGACGCATTCGGGGCCGAAAAACTTGAGGAGACCCTGAAGAGTTCACTTCAGGACGACGATACTTCGGTGGTTATCGATCTGGGAGAGGTCCCCTACCTGAGCAGCGGGGGGATCAGGATCCTGCTCGAATACAGGAAAAAACTCAAAGAAAGAGGTGGGATCCTCGCCCTTGCGAGGGTCGGGCAGTACCCCCGCCAGGTTTTGGATATGGCAGGATTTTCCTCGGTGTTCTCCCTTTACCCCACCCTGGAAGAAGCCGTGGCCTCCGCCAGGAAGACCACGGACCGCGACGACCTGCTGATGGAACTGATGAACCCGGCCTCCGTCCGCGGAGACCTGAAACTGAGTATCGAGCCTGGGAAGCCGAACGTCGCCGGGTTAAGGGTTGTGGGCCATATCGATGATGTCCTCCGGGCAAAAATCAGAAAAGAAGACATTCATATCCTGAGTTTCTCCGAATCCGAGTATTCGCTGGGACTGGGAGCCCTGGGTGCCACGGTCGACGATGCACTCCCCCTCCTGGGCGAGATGATCACCCTTCACGGGACGATGGTCTGGCTCCCGACAGACGGGAATAATACTCCGGACTTCTTCACTCCTGTGCAGGATACGGGAAATGTAAGGCTTTATTCGGGTTTTTCGGTGATTCTGAACGGGCAGTTCCACGAGGTTATCACGATTGAGACCGATCGGGAGGAAGGGGTCTCGATCCACGAGGTGTATCGCGAGTTATTTGAATTTGCCAGGGAACGAAAGAAGAGGGATACAGGGGTGATCGCCCTGGTGATCTGGGGTGTTCTCGCGGGGATGCAGAGTTCCGGGGTAAAGAAGGCACCGCTCGCCTCGGCGGGTTTCCCTGACGGCCATACCATCGACGAACCGGGCTTTGCGCCGGAATGGATGGACCATGATACAATTCCCAGGTGCCAGGGTGATACTCTGGTCAGTTTCGGGTTTGGCATAGACCAGGAGGCGGACCTGTCCTCATTCGACCCCCGGGCAGTTCTCGCACTCTCCCCGGTAAGGTATAGCGGGGAGCGAAGGGAGCGTCTGGCACTTCACAACCACGGGGTAGTCTTCCGGGATATTCCCTGGGATCCGAATGCACACCTGGGAAACCAGGTGAAGAAGATCGTGAGAGAAGGAAAATTCGTTGATATGCGGCACCTCCTGGAATCTACCCGTCTCCGGAGGATGAAGGCGGGCATCGCCTACATTTCCAATATCTCCCTGGAATGAATGAACCCTGGAAGGCCAGGGAATTCCTCCATGCCCGCTGCGAGTGGGGAGAGTGGTCAGGCCCAGACGCAGCCGCATCTCGCTGCATTCTCGGCACATGGCGGTGACGTCACCCTAACAGAAAGAAAAAGAATCGACGACCCGGGCAATCGGACAACCGGCGAAAAAATTATATTTAAGTGGCTGCTCCCGCATTTGCGATCTTTTGTTTAACCACGCCGATGACCCGGTTCAGGTGGATCTTCATCTCCTCGATGACCGCCATCTGGTCGTTGGTCGGGGTATAGGTAATCGAATCAAGTCCGGTCTGTGCGGCTTCGAACGAGGCGAGTGCTGAGTTGAAATCATTATTTTCGGCACTCTTGGCACCATCGCGCAGGTCGGTGGCCACGTCGTTCAGCTTCGAGAGAAATCCAAGGTAAGAACTCTGGAGCCGTGTATTTGCGGGATCCTGGAAGTTTGAGTACATCGACAAATTCCTGCTGTCATTGGTGATGGCATTCGCGAGATCGCCCGACTTGGAGGAGAGTGCCGACCACGTGGGAGAAACCACGGATACCCCCTGGATCTTTGCCAGCGCAATGTCGACCTTCCCCGAGAGATCCGTGATTCTCGGCCTTGATGCCTGATAGACCAGCAGGAAATCGGCATCCTGGTAGGCAGGAGTGGGTGTTACTATCGTCGTCTGGACCTCGGTCTGGGGGGCAGAGGGTGTAGGGGTGGGGGTAGGCGTGGAATAGCCCGGCACCCCGGTACAGCCACAGAATGCCAGCAGGATGATGAGCAGGCACGCACAGGCGCCAGCGGGTATGATCCGTATCATAAAAGAGTGAAGAATGTTGCAACGCTTAAATCTTTCCCCGAAAGGGCAAACAAAATGCCGCTGAATGGGAAATTTATCGATATTTCCGGTTCGTATTAAGCCGCGGGGAAGACAGACAGGTAGGCATGGGGGACCGGGGTCCCCTTTGAGCCGCGTGAGAGGGTTACCCGCATGAAGAGCAGATGCACCGGCGTAGCCGCTGATGGCAGGGAGGATCGTACTTCCGGTCAGCATGCGATACCCGTTCACGATCGGAAGTCCGGTGGCCCGGTGCGCCGCAAGTATTAATTGCGGTTCTTCTCTAGGAGATAATCGATGAATATCCCGTCGCGGGTGAACAGATGAAAGAGAACGTACTGATCGCGCTTGGAGGGAATGCGATCCTTAAACACAGGGAAGAAGGGACCGCTGCAGAACAGTTTGAAAATGTCCGGGTGACCTGCCGTCATCTTGCGGAGATGGTCCGGGAAGGATACCGCGTTGCAGTCACTCACGGAAACGGACCCCAGGTCGGGGATATTCTCCTCGCCTACGAACTTGCGAAGGGAACGCTCCCTCCGATGCCGCTCGACGTCTGCGGAGCGCAGTCCCAGGGAATGATCGGGTATATGCTCCAGCATAGTCTGCAGAACGAACTCCATTCCCGGGATCTTCATATTCCGGTGGCAACGATTCTGACCCGGACGCAGGTAGACCGGGATGACCCGGCCTTTATCAGTCCGTCAAAGCCAAT
This window harbors:
- a CDS encoding DUF362 domain-containing protein, whose protein sequence is MSIVSCPLYRPGEVTEAVRRAVDLLGGIGRFIPAGSQVMLKPNLLQGLPPERAVATHPEVIRAVALLLIQAGATVTLADSPGGGIRYTSGNLRHAYDAAGYARVAEELGFTLNFSPGYSVRSHPDGEVVKQFPLIDPVLGADTIVSVSKAKGHILTLLTGATKNLFGVIPGLEKPVFHARFPEPERFAGMLLDLHALLRPALHIVDAVVGMEGDGPTGGDPRQVGVILAGTNAVAVDYVLCRVLGMEPLDVPVIRAAVARGWLDEKGADIAVLGEPLEHVKVRNFKKPSTYRGEGKGIREKRFLRALYTLGRVYAMRPRTVRHRCTCCGKCAAICPAGAIRIERGGAVIDLSRCIRCYCCHEMCTDNAIMLEQGIAGKVMAKIIRA
- a CDS encoding DUF4097 family beta strand repeat-containing protein, yielding MRGLFLLGLLGIGMVFFAGCTSPSIPGGGMVQEEFHGAYDLPPGATLEVHNLNGNIAISGSPDRTLVVDAVKSSLYGQGELDRATIEVQNGTESSVITRFSPPGARVSVSYRILVPTTVSVVKVDTTNGNIDASGVTGDGTVGSTNGYLYLSDWNGTVRGSTTNGRIVINNVGKIAFLHTTNGPISGTLGDMSGEPVLISTTNGAVSLRLEKDLTSPLSISSSNSPVTIVIPEIFNANVDLSTTNGQILFEGVTLSGVSGLGSHMTGVLGSGGPKLAVSTTNGNIILRSA
- a CDS encoding class I SAM-dependent methyltransferase, whose amino-acid sequence is MQHNYHDEEGRRRWQNPEELLVRIGLEEGDTFMDVGCGEGFFAIPAARIVGRKGKVFGIDVNRSALDRLEARARSSGLDNITVLEGEGEEVVPCAGCADFVFFGIDLHDFRDPGTVIRNAGTMLIPGKGRLVDLDWKKVQMSFGPPYKIRLSPEQAKSLITEQGFDIMSCEDSGPWHYLIIARLP
- the msrB gene encoding peptide-methionine (R)-S-oxide reductase MsrB, with the protein product MPQSGTDKVLIFEPRGEKFEEVPRIVKTDEEWRAVLTEESYRVARKKGTEPPFTGKYHNFHGKGIYRCICCGTALFRSDTKFESGTGWPSFWAPIDGHNIRTAPDTSLFMTRTEVLCARCGAHLGHVFDDGPPPTHQRFCMNSASLNFDPDHA
- a CDS encoding STAS domain-containing protein, translating into MMYWRIGASMERETERIKGVLVIRCRGRLDAFGAEKLEETLKSSLQDDDTSVVIDLGEVPYLSSGGIRILLEYRKKLKERGGILALARVGQYPRQVLDMAGFSSVFSLYPTLEEAVASARKTTDRDDLLMELMNPASVRGDLKLSIEPGKPNVAGLRVVGHIDDVLRAKIRKEDIHILSFSESEYSLGLGALGATVDDALPLLGEMITLHGTMVWLPTDGNNTPDFFTPVQDTGNVRLYSGFSVILNGQFHEVITIETDREEGVSIHEVYRELFEFARERKKRDTGVIALVIWGVLAGMQSSGVKKAPLASAGFPDGHTIDEPGFAPEWMDHDTIPRCQGDTLVSFGFGIDQEADLSSFDPRAVLALSPVRYSGERRERLALHNHGVVFRDIPWDPNAHLGNQVKKIVREGKFVDMRHLLESTRLRRMKAGIAYISNISLE